A region from the Gemmatimonadota bacterium genome encodes:
- a CDS encoding GAF domain-containing protein: MTLAGAVPRLVGVAGLIVAGFLLLAQPLSLPGIGVVLAVGAALVAARWRPVPLTKYTALTGSGGVVLAGALIGGLPATAVGLVLGIVVSDVVVHRKQWSWAGINAGREVLALTAAWGWYALVVVLAGAPQGAVLQAERVPALATLFAAHFLVGRALQYFSLLHRGKLGPTERGFILRYEVIVAAAGVIGALVAAFTVQEVGPLGWMVVGAAVAFAALLFRRMVQEAIEAEELNVVHEIERAIRSDAAFGDALQHASKVAHRLVDWRALHVYRWQEGVMHHLYTSTASPLANPAGPDPLQRDVLAATGARLVPDTTRDTRTDHLARAGVRSVILAPLRFGDRTLGLVEVHHQKRDIYSAKDVALIERLAGHVATILQIQDLRRPLVDSVARLEHQVQALTQTAREMRHEGESVARLAAAMTRSIIEESDQLGASHSAVEALHAGTTRIAADASGAAAASERAAALADAHRTTVGDALARLDEAKGFVGDSTSVLSDLTEQARRATSFLALIRDLAEQTNLLALNAAIEAARAGEQGRGFAVVADEIRRLAEQSARASDDVTQLVVSLGEQVQRASRQMERGRELVGDVESLSGAAHGALAAIRDAVDHATVGIRQIADVSRAQEGSVAHVRARVERIASISQENARGAGQVSQAAVAQARALGELESTSQDLRNLAGSLAELTRQLTRLG; the protein is encoded by the coding sequence GTGACGCTGGCGGGCGCCGTCCCGCGGCTCGTCGGGGTGGCCGGCCTCATCGTCGCCGGCTTCCTGCTGTTGGCGCAACCATTGTCGCTGCCGGGCATTGGTGTTGTGCTCGCCGTCGGCGCGGCGCTGGTGGCGGCACGCTGGCGGCCGGTCCCGCTCACCAAGTACACGGCACTGACCGGGAGCGGGGGCGTGGTGCTCGCTGGTGCGCTGATCGGCGGACTCCCCGCGACGGCGGTCGGCCTGGTCCTGGGGATCGTGGTATCCGATGTCGTCGTGCATCGCAAGCAATGGTCGTGGGCCGGCATCAATGCCGGCCGCGAGGTGTTGGCGTTGACCGCCGCGTGGGGTTGGTATGCGCTCGTCGTCGTCCTCGCCGGTGCACCGCAGGGAGCGGTCCTGCAGGCGGAGCGGGTCCCCGCACTCGCGACGTTGTTCGCGGCGCACTTCCTCGTTGGGCGCGCGCTGCAGTACTTCTCACTCCTGCATCGCGGCAAGCTCGGCCCGACGGAACGCGGGTTCATTCTCCGCTACGAGGTGATTGTCGCGGCGGCCGGCGTCATTGGGGCGTTGGTCGCGGCCTTCACCGTCCAGGAAGTCGGCCCCCTGGGGTGGATGGTCGTCGGTGCGGCGGTCGCCTTTGCGGCGCTCCTGTTTCGCCGTATGGTCCAGGAGGCGATCGAAGCCGAGGAACTGAACGTCGTTCACGAGATCGAGCGCGCGATCCGCAGCGACGCGGCGTTCGGCGACGCGCTGCAACATGCCAGCAAGGTCGCTCACCGCCTGGTCGACTGGCGCGCGTTGCACGTATATCGGTGGCAGGAAGGGGTAATGCATCACCTCTACACGTCGACAGCGTCCCCCCTGGCCAATCCTGCTGGCCCGGATCCCCTCCAACGCGATGTGCTCGCCGCGACGGGCGCACGGCTCGTTCCCGACACGACGCGAGACACGCGGACCGATCACCTGGCGCGGGCCGGGGTGCGCAGCGTGATCCTTGCCCCGCTGCGCTTCGGCGATCGGACGCTCGGGCTCGTCGAAGTGCACCACCAGAAGCGCGATATCTACAGTGCGAAGGATGTCGCACTCATCGAACGGCTCGCCGGTCACGTGGCAACGATCCTCCAGATCCAGGATCTGCGTCGCCCCCTCGTGGACTCCGTCGCGCGGCTGGAGCACCAGGTGCAGGCGCTGACCCAGACCGCCCGCGAGATGCGACACGAAGGCGAGTCCGTGGCGCGGCTTGCCGCCGCCATGACGCGTTCCATCATAGAGGAGAGCGACCAGCTCGGGGCGAGCCATTCCGCCGTGGAGGCCCTGCACGCAGGCACCACGCGCATCGCGGCAGATGCCTCCGGCGCAGCCGCCGCATCCGAGCGGGCCGCCGCACTTGCCGACGCGCACCGCACCACCGTGGGAGACGCCCTCGCGCGACTGGATGAGGCCAAGGGGTTTGTCGGCGACAGTACCAGCGTCCTTAGCGACCTCACCGAACAGGCCCGACGTGCGACCTCCTTTCTTGCCCTGATCCGTGACCTGGCGGAACAAACCAACCTCCTGGCCCTGAACGCCGCGATCGAGGCGGCGCGCGCCGGCGAACAGGGGCGAGGATTTGCGGTCGTCGCCGACGAGATCCGTCGGCTTGCCGAACAGAGTGCGCGGGCGTCGGACGACGTCACGCAATTGGTCGTCTCCCTGGGCGAGCAGGTGCAACGCGCCAGTCGCCAGATGGAACGGGGCCGCGAGTTGGTGGGCGACGTGGAATCGCTGTCCGGGGCGGCACACGGTGCCCTGGCGGCCATTCGGGACGCCGTCGACCACGCGACCGTGGGCATTCGCCAGATCGCCGACGTGTCACGCGCCCAGGAGGGCAGTGTGGCTCACGTGCGCGCCCGGGTGGAGCGCATCGCGTCCATTTCGCAGGAGAACGCGCGCGGCGCGGGGCAGGTGAGTCAGGCAGCGGTCGCGCAGGCGCGCGCGCTCGGTGAGCTCGAGTCCACGTCTCAGGACCTCCGCAACCTCGCGGGTTCCCTCGCCGAGCTGACCAGGCAGTTGACGCGCCTTGGGTGA
- a CDS encoding LytR C-terminal domain-containing protein: MERRPLILGGLLAVVLASAGWWWSRDRAASAPVVSRLVPEGTRIRVEVLNASEVRGLARRATFVLRDAGFDVVRFTGDNARRTSNLVIDRTGHPDWAQLAVRALGGGGVETRPDSGRYVDLTILIGADWRPPPQPFNP, from the coding sequence ATGGAACGCCGTCCGCTGATCCTCGGCGGCCTGTTGGCCGTCGTACTGGCGTCCGCGGGGTGGTGGTGGTCACGCGACCGCGCCGCGAGCGCTCCGGTGGTGAGCCGGCTCGTCCCCGAGGGGACGCGCATTCGCGTTGAGGTGCTGAATGCCTCGGAGGTTCGCGGGTTGGCGCGGCGCGCAACGTTTGTGCTGCGCGATGCCGGGTTCGATGTGGTCCGCTTTACCGGGGACAACGCGCGTCGCACGTCCAACCTCGTGATCGACCGGACCGGTCATCCGGACTGGGCGCAGCTCGCCGTGCGGGCGTTAGGCGGCGGTGGGGTCGAGACCCGGCCCGATTCCGGGCGCTACGTGGACCTGACGATCCTGATCGGCGCTGACTGGCGCCCTCCGCCGCAGCCGTTCAACCCGTAG
- the rlmN gene encoding 23S rRNA (adenine(2503)-C(2))-methyltransferase RlmN, which produces MSAARENLLALPLELARERLTAFMDERGEPRFRVGQVYRRLWSEPVRRFAEISELPLPLRAALDEAFELPGLALLAEQASQDGTRKFLFRLADDQAIETVAIPDGDRLTFCISSQAGCALQCAFCATGVMGFARNLGIHEVAGQVRELALLDPPLRATNIVFMGMGEPLMNWDAVAGTLTILNSPEGFHIGARHITVSTVGVLPGIVALAERPEQFRLAISIHAPNDALRRSLMPINVKYPLAEVIAAARNFDRRVTFEYVMLGGVNDQATHATELARLARDCGAFVNLIPLHPGGAGGFRPSTASEMRDFAALLRRAGVEVAIRRSRGMDIAAACGQLRVERLRRRAPVSADQDRQVHVAPGIGPGLDPTAA; this is translated from the coding sequence ATGAGCGCCGCACGCGAAAACCTGTTGGCGCTTCCTCTGGAGCTTGCCCGCGAGCGCCTCACCGCCTTCATGGATGAGCGCGGCGAACCTCGCTTCCGGGTTGGCCAGGTGTATCGGCGACTATGGTCCGAGCCCGTGCGCCGTTTCGCCGAGATCAGCGAACTTCCCCTCCCCTTGCGCGCGGCCCTCGACGAAGCCTTCGAACTCCCCGGGTTGGCCTTGTTGGCCGAGCAGGCGTCGCAGGATGGGACTCGCAAGTTCCTGTTCCGTCTGGCCGATGACCAGGCCATCGAGACGGTCGCAATTCCCGACGGCGATCGACTGACCTTCTGCATCTCGTCTCAGGCGGGGTGTGCCCTCCAGTGCGCCTTCTGTGCGACCGGGGTCATGGGGTTCGCGCGCAACCTCGGGATTCATGAGGTGGCCGGGCAGGTACGCGAGCTTGCTCTGCTCGACCCACCGCTTCGCGCGACGAACATCGTATTCATGGGCATGGGCGAGCCGCTCATGAACTGGGACGCGGTGGCGGGGACCTTGACGATCCTCAATAGCCCCGAGGGTTTTCACATCGGCGCGCGCCACATCACCGTGTCCACGGTCGGCGTGCTTCCCGGCATCGTCGCGCTGGCGGAGCGCCCGGAGCAATTTCGGCTCGCAATCTCCATTCACGCGCCCAACGATGCCCTCCGGCGTTCGTTGATGCCGATCAACGTGAAGTATCCGCTCGCAGAGGTGATCGCCGCGGCCCGCAACTTCGACCGACGCGTGACCTTCGAGTACGTGATGCTCGGCGGGGTCAACGACCAGGCGACGCATGCCACCGAGCTCGCCCGGCTGGCGCGCGACTGCGGCGCCTTCGTCAACCTCATTCCGCTGCACCCGGGAGGCGCCGGGGGATTCCGGCCGTCCACAGCGAGTGAGATGCGCGACTTCGCGGCGTTGCTGCGTCGCGCTGGTGTTGAGGTGGCGATCCGCCGGAGCCGCGGCATGGACATCGCTGCGGCCTGCGGCCAGCTACGGGTTGAACGGCTGCGGCGGAGGGCGCCAGTCAGCGCCGATCAGGATCGTCAGGTCCACGTAGCGCCCGGAATCGGGCCGGGTCTCGACCCCACCGCCGCCTAA
- the vanZ gene encoding VanZ family protein has protein sequence MIAPRLRPVLAWALGIVCVTSVPGSSVPRGPTFPGIDKVIHGAMYFGLGRAAARASNGVRWGVLVAVGTFAALDEAHQRWIPGRSGDVADWAADMAGATLGIAAFRARGRQELVRES, from the coding sequence GTGATCGCTCCGCGTCTCCGCCCCGTTCTCGCGTGGGCGCTGGGCATAGTCTGTGTCACGTCGGTCCCGGGCTCCTCGGTTCCCCGAGGCCCGACGTTCCCCGGGATCGACAAGGTGATTCACGGCGCCATGTACTTCGGGCTTGGTCGGGCCGCCGCCCGCGCCTCGAATGGCGTCCGCTGGGGGGTTTTGGTCGCCGTGGGTACCTTCGCCGCGCTCGACGAGGCGCACCAGCGGTGGATCCCGGGGCGGTCGGGGGATGTCGCGGACTGGGCGGCGGATATGGCTGGAGCAACGTTAGGCATCGCAGCGTTTCGGGCGCGAGGGCGCCAGGAGTTGGTACGTGAATCGTGA
- the aspS gene encoding aspartate--tRNA ligase: MRSHRCGALRAGNAGHAVRLGGWVHRTRDLGGLVFLDLRDREGIVQVSFDPAQCDAGTMAAAAQLTPETVVLVEGRVVARPAEGRNPELATGDVEVVATALSVVGPAAIPAIPVARNKGDKLAAEELRLKHRVLDLRRPELQANLIMRHRLLQRARATMAGLGFLEIETPILTKPTPEGARDYLVPSRVHPGEFYALPQSPQIYKQLLMVAGYDRYFQIARCFRDEDLRADRQPEFTQIDLEASFVTQDDVQRVVETVLVELWDEAGHDVPRPFPRLTWREAMERFGVDKPDLRFQLEITDLTALVGDDAAPFVHGAVTTGARLRGLQVAGAADVSRKELDALTAAAKDAGAGGLIWVRRTEAGWEGQGAKALGATFLAARSGTPGDLLLAVVGADTITSPALHAVRSAVTRRPGVTPDRAHAFCWVVDFPLFEHDPESGAHVPAHHPFTSPHADDFPFLESDPGRVRAQHYDAVYNGNELGSGSIRITNPELQATIFRLLGIPADEQARRFGFLLDGLGAGAPPHGGFALGFDRIAMLLAGAPSLRDVIAFPKTTAARALFEGAPTTVNARDLEALNLTPRTTRA; encoded by the coding sequence ATGCGCAGCCACCGCTGTGGCGCCCTGCGCGCGGGGAACGCGGGTCACGCCGTTCGTTTGGGCGGCTGGGTGCATCGCACCCGTGACCTTGGAGGATTGGTGTTCCTCGATCTCCGGGATCGCGAGGGGATCGTGCAGGTCTCGTTCGATCCGGCGCAGTGTGACGCGGGCACGATGGCCGCAGCGGCCCAGCTGACGCCCGAAACGGTGGTGCTGGTCGAGGGGCGGGTGGTTGCCCGACCGGCCGAGGGGCGCAATCCCGAGTTGGCCACTGGCGACGTGGAGGTCGTAGCCACCGCCTTGTCCGTCGTGGGGCCAGCGGCGATCCCGGCCATCCCGGTCGCGCGCAACAAGGGGGACAAGTTGGCGGCCGAGGAACTGCGGCTGAAGCATCGGGTCCTGGACCTGCGCCGACCGGAATTGCAGGCCAACCTCATCATGCGCCACCGGCTACTCCAGCGCGCACGGGCGACGATGGCCGGGTTGGGATTCCTGGAGATCGAGACGCCGATCCTGACCAAGCCGACCCCGGAAGGCGCTCGTGACTACCTCGTGCCCAGCCGGGTCCACCCTGGTGAGTTTTATGCGCTGCCGCAGTCCCCGCAGATCTACAAGCAGTTGTTGATGGTCGCGGGATACGATCGCTACTTCCAGATCGCGCGCTGCTTTCGTGATGAAGACCTGCGCGCCGACCGCCAGCCCGAGTTCACGCAGATCGACCTGGAAGCGAGCTTCGTGACCCAGGACGACGTGCAACGTGTGGTGGAGACGGTGCTTGTTGAGCTGTGGGACGAGGCGGGCCACGACGTGCCGCGCCCATTCCCTCGCCTGACCTGGCGCGAGGCGATGGAGCGCTTTGGCGTCGATAAGCCGGACCTCCGCTTCCAGCTGGAGATCACCGACCTGACGGCCCTGGTCGGCGACGATGCCGCGCCGTTCGTCCACGGTGCCGTGACCACGGGCGCGCGCCTCCGCGGGCTGCAGGTGGCCGGCGCGGCCGACGTGTCCCGCAAGGAGCTGGATGCGCTGACGGCCGCCGCGAAGGACGCTGGGGCGGGGGGCTTGATCTGGGTGCGCCGCACGGAGGCCGGATGGGAAGGGCAGGGCGCCAAGGCACTCGGCGCCACCTTCCTGGCGGCGCGATCGGGCACCCCCGGCGACCTGCTGCTTGCCGTCGTTGGGGCTGACACGATCACATCCCCGGCGCTCCACGCCGTCCGTAGCGCGGTCACCCGGCGCCCCGGGGTCACGCCGGACAGGGCGCATGCCTTCTGCTGGGTCGTCGACTTTCCGTTGTTCGAGCACGACCCCGAGAGCGGCGCTCATGTGCCGGCACACCATCCCTTCACGTCGCCCCACGCCGATGACTTTCCCTTCCTGGAGAGCGACCCGGGGCGGGTCCGCGCGCAGCACTATGACGCCGTCTACAACGGCAATGAGCTGGGAAGCGGCTCTATCCGGATCACCAACCCGGAACTGCAGGCGACCATCTTCCGGTTGCTCGGCATCCCCGCGGACGAGCAAGCCCGACGCTTCGGCTTTCTCCTCGATGGCCTCGGGGCCGGCGCGCCGCCCCACGGGGGCTTTGCCCTCGGCTTCGACCGCATTGCCATGTTGCTCGCCGGCGCCCCGTCCCTGCGCGACGTGATCGCGTTCCCCAAGACCACGGCGGCCCGCGCCTTGTTTGAGGGCGCGCCAACGACGGTGAACGCGAGGGACCTGGAGGCACTCAACCTCACGCCCAGGACCACGCGTGCCTGA
- a CDS encoding PhoH family protein, with translation MLSQRLSVEGADPLLLTGVNDVNLNELAKLTAVRVSLRGDVLTLTGDGEAVTRAVPIAQRMIDAARQRMIFDADDILRASLEQARDHGAANGEVRIVLPGVRKIIQPKSPGQAEYLRAIADHDIVIGIGPAGTGKTYLAVAAAVDALSRKRVRRIVLARPAVEAGESLGFLPGDMQAKVDPYLRPLYDALEDMMPAERMQRALETRTIEIAPLAYMRGRTLSDAFVILDEAQNATNAQMKMFLTRLGANSQTVITGDKTQVDLPRREESGLLQIERILKGIEGIAIHYLTDVDVVRHRLVRQIIKAYEEDSGGNGSRG, from the coding sequence ATGCTGTCCCAGCGCCTCAGCGTGGAGGGGGCGGATCCCCTTCTGTTGACCGGCGTGAACGACGTGAACCTGAACGAGCTCGCCAAGCTGACGGCGGTGCGCGTGTCGCTGCGCGGGGACGTGCTCACGCTTACCGGTGATGGCGAAGCCGTCACCCGGGCGGTCCCGATTGCCCAGCGGATGATCGATGCGGCCCGCCAACGCATGATCTTTGATGCGGATGACATCCTGCGGGCAAGCCTGGAGCAGGCGCGCGACCACGGCGCCGCGAACGGGGAGGTGCGCATCGTCCTGCCTGGGGTGCGCAAGATCATCCAGCCCAAGTCGCCCGGCCAGGCCGAGTACCTCCGGGCGATTGCGGACCACGACATCGTCATCGGCATCGGGCCGGCGGGGACGGGCAAGACCTACCTCGCTGTTGCCGCCGCGGTGGATGCCCTGTCCCGCAAGCGGGTGCGACGTATCGTGCTGGCACGCCCCGCCGTCGAGGCTGGAGAGAGCCTGGGCTTCCTGCCGGGCGACATGCAGGCCAAGGTCGATCCGTACCTGCGTCCCCTGTACGATGCTCTCGAGGACATGATGCCCGCCGAGCGCATGCAGCGCGCCCTCGAGACCCGCACGATTGAGATCGCCCCGCTCGCCTACATGCGCGGCCGCACCCTGAGTGACGCCTTCGTGATCCTGGACGAAGCACAGAATGCGACCAACGCACAGATGAAGATGTTCCTGACGCGACTCGGCGCGAACTCCCAGACAGTGATCACGGGCGACAAGACCCAGGTCGACCTCCCACGTCGCGAGGAGTCCGGACTGCTGCAGATCGAACGGATCCTCAAGGGCATCGAGGGGATCGCGATCCACTACCTCACCGATGTGGACGTCGTCCGGCACCGGCTCGTCCGGCAGATCATCAAGGCGTACGAGGAAGACAGTGGAGGGAATGGCAGCCGTGGGTGA
- the ybeY gene encoding rRNA maturation RNase YbeY, giving the protein MVTRGPTLTRLPLAAARVERLARYVLAREAVRHAALVFAFVGRRQIASVHRAITGVSGPTDIVTLQHARKAPGAPIVGEVWIAPEVARDNARRFGTTVAEECRRLVVHGVLHALGWEHPATAARETSVMWRRQERLLRDAVKRGLA; this is encoded by the coding sequence ATGGTCACCCGGGGACCGACCCTCACCCGACTGCCGCTGGCCGCCGCGCGCGTCGAACGGCTCGCGCGGTATGTGCTGGCACGGGAGGCCGTCCGGCACGCGGCGCTGGTGTTTGCTTTTGTGGGACGCCGGCAGATCGCGTCCGTGCATCGGGCGATTACCGGGGTCTCGGGCCCGACGGATATCGTGACCCTTCAACACGCGCGAAAGGCCCCCGGGGCTCCGATCGTGGGCGAGGTGTGGATCGCGCCCGAGGTGGCCCGCGACAATGCCCGGCGTTTCGGGACCACGGTGGCGGAGGAATGCCGACGCCTGGTGGTCCACGGCGTGCTGCACGCCCTGGGTTGGGAACATCCCGCGACCGCGGCGCGCGAGACCTCGGTGATGTGGCGGCGACAGGAGCGACTCCTGCGGGACGCCGTCAAGCGGGGGCTCGCCTGA
- a CDS encoding HlyC/CorC family transporter codes for MLTGLLLTLVGAQVAYACAAADGALLAIEPDAPLAAPLQALHARRERAHRALAFARVMAQLLAGIGVALALDLGSVSLGMSLLLGVIAAIVLVGATESLARSLGTVGGLAPDDAIFRFILVTERLLAPVAALGGWFDRWLHHLLPPPARDDEDIEETAEQFRQVVASEADVSKEQEVLLNGVFRLSQTTVHELMVPRVDIIAVDRDAPWSEVVDRVRSSEHARLPVFQDTIDNIVGIVFAKDILPAIVADEAPDDWTGLIRPAVFIPAAKSADAQLRDFQASRSHIAIVADEFGGTAGLITIEDVLEEIVGEIRDEYDEDEPRVEVENDWRFWVTGRLTLDELSELVREDLRHEQVETIAGLVYEVLGRVPKAGEELQIHSFRVVVERVVRRRIERVYLERRAPPGEAWAHGEPPR; via the coding sequence ATGCTCACCGGGCTGCTGCTTACCCTGGTTGGGGCACAGGTGGCGTACGCCTGCGCCGCCGCCGACGGCGCGCTCCTCGCGATCGAGCCGGACGCGCCACTGGCGGCTCCGCTGCAGGCGCTGCACGCGCGTCGCGAGCGCGCCCACCGGGCCCTCGCCTTCGCGCGGGTGATGGCCCAGCTGCTCGCCGGCATTGGGGTGGCCCTCGCCCTCGACCTGGGCAGCGTCTCGCTGGGCATGTCCCTCCTGCTCGGAGTGATCGCCGCCATCGTGCTCGTCGGGGCGACCGAGTCGCTGGCGCGCAGCCTGGGGACGGTCGGTGGGCTCGCGCCCGATGACGCCATCTTCCGGTTCATCCTCGTCACGGAGCGCCTCCTGGCCCCTGTGGCAGCGCTGGGCGGCTGGTTCGATCGGTGGTTGCACCACCTGCTGCCGCCCCCCGCCCGCGATGATGAGGATATCGAGGAGACGGCGGAGCAGTTCCGCCAGGTGGTGGCGAGCGAGGCCGACGTGTCGAAGGAACAGGAGGTCCTGCTCAACGGTGTGTTCCGCTTGAGCCAGACGACGGTACACGAGTTGATGGTGCCGCGCGTGGACATTATCGCTGTCGATCGCGACGCGCCGTGGTCTGAAGTGGTCGACCGCGTACGGAGCTCCGAACATGCGCGCCTCCCGGTGTTCCAGGATACGATCGACAATATCGTCGGGATCGTCTTTGCGAAGGACATTTTGCCCGCCATTGTCGCGGATGAAGCGCCCGACGACTGGACCGGGCTGATTCGCCCCGCCGTGTTCATTCCCGCGGCCAAGTCTGCGGATGCCCAACTGCGCGACTTTCAGGCCTCGCGGTCACATATCGCGATCGTCGCTGATGAATTCGGCGGCACGGCGGGTCTCATCACGATCGAGGATGTCCTCGAGGAGATCGTCGGCGAAATCCGCGACGAATACGATGAAGACGAACCGCGCGTCGAGGTGGAGAACGATTGGCGGTTCTGGGTGACGGGGCGCCTGACGCTGGACGAACTCTCGGAGCTGGTGCGCGAGGATCTGCGCCACGAACAGGTGGAGACCATCGCTGGCCTGGTGTACGAAGTCCTGGGACGAGTACCGAAGGCAGGGGAAGAACTCCAGATCCATTCCTTCCGCGTGGTCGTGGAGCGCGTGGTGCGTCGACGCATCGAGCGCGTCTATCTCGAACGGCGTGCCCCACCGGGCGAGGCGTGGGCGCACGGGGAGCCACCGAGATGA
- a CDS encoding DUF21 domain-containing protein, whose product MTTTTMLVFSLILVAVLTATATAVRSVSRIWLRHWVERRLSGAPTAELYLERPQRLILAATTGVALTVFLAGTLIATSTVEPWARVRLTFSYAVALLVLGQLLPRAVARRWPSALIPPLIPIVRLLEYLLLPLLALVRRLTGEARRDAGDVRTDDEALGELLREGELEGVGEHTEIAIIEGVVHFGERSVGEVMTPRKDIFAVDSALDTAALGRQLAQGGFSRVPVYTGTLDQVAGFVHAFDVIQAVDEAPTLRRVGLATPSGRCNDLLFRMLRERQHLAIVQGPAGETLGLVTLEDLLEELVGEIRDEHDEPEPVHRPDGGATA is encoded by the coding sequence ATGACGACCACTACCATGCTGGTCTTCTCGCTGATCCTGGTCGCCGTCCTCACGGCCACGGCGACCGCCGTGCGGTCGGTCAGTCGCATTTGGCTGCGGCACTGGGTCGAACGTCGCCTGAGTGGCGCACCGACTGCCGAGCTGTACCTCGAACGTCCCCAACGGCTCATCCTCGCCGCCACGACCGGGGTCGCGCTGACGGTGTTCCTGGCCGGGACCCTCATCGCCACCTCCACGGTGGAGCCGTGGGCCCGGGTGCGCCTGACGTTCAGCTACGCCGTCGCGCTGCTCGTCCTCGGCCAGCTCCTGCCACGCGCCGTGGCGCGGCGCTGGCCGTCCGCGCTGATCCCACCCCTGATCCCGATCGTCCGCCTGCTGGAGTACCTCCTCCTGCCACTCCTCGCCTTGGTACGACGCCTGACCGGGGAGGCCAGACGGGACGCCGGTGACGTGCGAACCGACGACGAGGCGCTGGGCGAGTTGCTTCGCGAAGGGGAGCTCGAGGGGGTTGGTGAGCACACGGAGATTGCGATCATCGAAGGGGTTGTCCATTTCGGCGAGCGCAGCGTGGGCGAAGTGATGACGCCACGCAAGGACATCTTTGCGGTCGACAGTGCGCTCGACACGGCTGCCCTCGGCCGCCAGCTCGCACAGGGTGGATTCAGCCGGGTGCCTGTCTACACGGGCACCCTCGACCAGGTGGCCGGCTTCGTCCACGCGTTTGACGTGATCCAGGCGGTCGATGAGGCGCCGACCCTGCGACGGGTTGGTCTGGCGACTCCGTCGGGGCGCTGCAACGACCTGTTGTTCCGCATGCTTCGGGAGCGGCAGCACCTGGCCATCGTCCAGGGGCCAGCGGGGGAGACCCTTGGCCTGGTCACCCTGGAGGACCTGCTGGAGGAACTCGTGGGGGAGATTCGCGACGAACACGACGAACCGGAGCCGGTGCACCGGCCCGACGGAGGGGCCACGGCGTGA
- the meaB gene encoding methylmalonyl Co-A mutase-associated GTPase MeaB, protein MSVDQLLQDFDAGRPAALARAVSIVENQRGGYDTLLARLHSRVGRAQRIGITGPPGAGKSTLTTQLVLAWRRAGLRVGVVAVDPTSPFTGGALLGDRIRMESVALDDGVFIRSLATRGSLGGLSSATRLVADVLDAFGFDRILLETVGVGQSELDIARVADTTVVVLVPESGDSIQTLKAGLMEIADLFVVNKADRPGADRLRNDIELMLGMRAGLALRNAPAHHGVDLGAIANPGKAARLAAREAAPERWVPPVLRTVAAKGEGVEELTDALARHQQYLEASGERMTRRLARWREQVIEVAEQRMRRRVWEHPEIRDFIEAHLPQVASGETSPFAIADELLRRAAGVLSTVKP, encoded by the coding sequence GTGAGCGTGGACCAGCTGCTCCAGGACTTTGACGCAGGGCGACCGGCGGCCCTCGCCCGCGCCGTCAGCATTGTCGAGAACCAGCGCGGGGGCTACGACACGTTGCTTGCTCGACTGCATTCTCGCGTTGGTCGCGCCCAACGGATCGGCATCACCGGGCCCCCGGGCGCCGGCAAGAGCACGCTGACGACGCAGCTCGTGTTGGCCTGGCGACGCGCAGGGCTCCGCGTGGGAGTGGTGGCCGTGGACCCCACGTCACCCTTCACGGGCGGCGCCCTCCTCGGCGATCGCATTCGCATGGAGAGCGTCGCGCTCGATGACGGGGTGTTCATCCGCTCCCTTGCCACCCGCGGCTCGTTAGGCGGCTTGTCGTCGGCGACGCGGTTGGTGGCGGACGTCCTCGATGCCTTTGGCTTTGATCGCATCCTGTTGGAGACGGTCGGCGTCGGGCAGAGTGAACTGGACATCGCGCGCGTCGCGGACACCACCGTAGTGGTCCTCGTCCCCGAGTCCGGGGACTCCATCCAGACCCTGAAGGCGGGGCTGATGGAGATCGCCGACCTGTTCGTCGTGAACAAGGCCGATCGGCCAGGGGCCGATCGGCTGCGCAACGACATCGAGCTGATGCTCGGGATGCGCGCGGGCCTCGCGCTCAGGAATGCCCCCGCCCACCATGGAGTCGATCTGGGGGCCATCGCCAATCCGGGGAAGGCCGCCCGCCTCGCCGCTCGGGAGGCGGCTCCGGAGCGGTGGGTCCCACCCGTCCTTCGGACGGTCGCCGCCAAGGGAGAGGGGGTGGAGGAGTTGACCGACGCCCTGGCTCGACACCAGCAGTATCTTGAGGCCAGCGGGGAACGGATGACGCGTCGGCTGGCGCGCTGGCGGGAGCAGGTGATCGAGGTGGCGGAACAGCGGATGCGTCGTCGAGTGTGGGAACATCCCGAGATTCGGGACTTCATCGAGGCCCACCTGCCGCAGGTAGCCTCGGGCGAGACGTCGCCATTTGCAATTGCGGATGAGCTGCTGCGCCGGGCCGCCGGCGTCCTTTCCACGGTGAAGCCATGA